A window of the Lolium perenne isolate Kyuss_39 chromosome 7, Kyuss_2.0, whole genome shotgun sequence genome harbors these coding sequences:
- the LOC127312551 gene encoding probable serine/threonine-protein kinase PBL17 yields MHRWLSSCGDMRPVRRRVQDQQDEPRPRPRRAATSSTPRLRKTSSEPMMLLVPKDLAEFRAMSAYGHLRLFTHDQLRQATGEFSPTQIIGEGGFGVVYKGMVGGAEVAVKKLNPDGIQGDREWLTEVSCLGQYSHPNLVELIGCCCDDDHRLLVYEYMAKGSLENHLFRRACSLSWTTRVKIALDVARGLAFLHGAERPIIYRDFKTSNILLDADFKAKLSDFGLAKEGPVGGKTHVSTRVMGTYGYAAPEYVATGHLTAMSDVYGFGVVLLEMLVGRRALEPSRAGRAGNLVDWARPILIRGKKLEKIVDARMERLGPYSARALERVARLAYDCLSQNPKVRPAMGRVVLVLEDALAARVEDDDVVRRDGGDSGDASPAR; encoded by the exons ATGCATCGCTGGCTCTCCAGCTGCGGCGACATGCGGCCGGTCCGCCGCCGCGTCCAAGACCAACAAG ACGAGCCGCGGCCGCGTCCGCGGCGCGCGGCGACTTCGTCCACGCCTCGGCTGCGGAAGACAAGCTCGGAGCCGATGATGCTGCTGGTGCCCAAGGACCTGGCGGAGTTCCGGGCGATGTCGGCGTACGGGCACCTGAGGCTGTTCACGCACGACCAGCTCCGGCAGGCCACGGGCGAGTTCAGCCCGACGCAGATCATCGGCGAGGGCGGCTTCGGGGTGGTCTACAAGGGGATGGTGGGCGGGGCCGAGGTCGCCGTGAAGAAGCTCAACCCGGATGGCATCCAGGGGGACCGGGAGTGGCTG ACGGAGGTGAGCTGCCTAGGGCAGTACAGCCACCCGAACCTGGTGGAGCTCATCGGGTGCTGCTGCGATGACGACCACCGGCTGCTGGTGTACGAGTACATGGCCAAGGGCAGCCTCGAGAACCACCTCTTCCGCC GCGCGTGCAGCCTGTCGTGGACAACCCGGGTGAAGATCGCCCTGGACGTGGCCAGGGGGCTCGCCTTCCTCCACGGCGCCGAGCGGCCCATCATCTACCGCGACTTCAAGACCTCCAACATCCTGCTCGACGCG GATTTCAAGGCGAAGCTGTCGGACTTCGGGCTGGCGAAGGAGGGCCCGGTGGGCGGGAAGACGCACGTGTCCACGCGGGTGATGGGCACCTACGGCTACGCGGCGCCGGAGTACGTGGCGACGGGGCACCTGACGGCGATGAGCGACGTGTACGGGTTCGGGGTGGTGCTGCTGGAGATGCTGGTGGGGCGGCGGGCGCTGGAGCCCAGCAGGGCCGGCCGGGCGGGGAACCTGGTGGACTGGGCGCGCCCGATCCTCATCCGGGGCAAGAAGCTGGAGAAGATCGTGGACGCCAGGATGGAGCGGCTGGGGCCCTACTCGGCCAGGGCGCTGGAGCGGGTGGCAAGGCTGGCCTACGACTGCCTCAGCCAGAACCCCAAGGTGCGGCCGGCCATGGGCAGGGTCGTGCTCGTCCTCGAGGACGCGCTCGCTGCCAGAGTGGAAGACGACGACGTCGTGCGCCGCGATGGTGGTGACAGCGGCGACGCGTCTCCGGCAAGGTGA
- the LOC127312549 gene encoding protein APEM9 — protein MGTSVAQESDLWKQIDDAECYLVSGSFDKAVLTALSVSDQIRADAAREVHDADELLEMLELAGMVLVQALKELRRTSEMFIQLKAMFGSVASVPVKIFLTGATMLMAEGSGPDLRPVFEEYLAQWRYTDDQVYVLNGGQERSSNGLIVTSTMATEEYFEVAELYTVTFLGIASNEPASAIAWVEKAELTDQDQQELLKKLHTLQAAAKKSSAATGAKQSAERNLSVSVNDKTPPTPEDGPTSTTRAPNGKTHGLPKSIEPTLQHVTNKFNPVFWWFHSVRVKVGKTHIVLPSGKLMLLFSLLFSALYVLRRKGAGLKRAIFQQASSLRRAFLDALQLAFSVQMNPLAAVQQTPQAPRGSW, from the exons ATGGGGACTTCCGTGGCCCAGGAATCGGATCTCTGGAAGCAAATCGACGACGCCGAGTG CTATCTGGTCAGCGGATCATTTGACAAGGCGGTTTTGACTGCATTATCCGTCTCTGATCAAATTCGAGCGGACGCTGCGCGGGAGGTACACGACGCCGATGAGCTCTTGGAAATGCTTGAGTTAGCTGGGATGGTACTCGTTCAGGCACTTAAAGAGctcagaag GACATCTGAAATGTTTATTCAGCTTAAAGCTATGTTTGGTTCAGTTGCATCAGTACCAGTGAAAATTTTCCTGACAGG GGCTACCATGCTAATGGCTGAAGGATCTGGGCCCGACCTTCGACCAGTCTTTGAGGAATACCTTGCTCAGTGGAGATATACAGATGATCAGGTTTATGTTTTGAATGGAGGACAGGAAAGATCCTCAAATGGTCTTATTGTTACATCAACTATGGCAACTGAAGAGTATTTTGAGGTGGCAGAATTGTATACAGTTACATTTCTTGGTATTGCCTCCAATGAGCCTGCAAGTGCCATTGCATGGGTAGAAAAAGCAGAATTGACAGACCAAGATCAACAG GAGCTACTAAAAAAACTTCATACATTACAAGCAGCTGCAAAAAAGTCATCAGCTGCTACAGGGGCAAAACAGTCAGCTGAAAGGAACCTTTCCGTTTCTGTGAACGACAAAACACCACCAACACCTGAGGATGGTCCAACAAGCACCACACGTGCACCCAATGGGAAAACACATGGCTTACCAAAGTCCATCGAACCTACCCTGCAGCATGTCACAAATAAATTCAATCCCGTGTTTTGGTGGTTTCATTCAGTTCGGGTAAAGGTTGGCAAAACACATATTGTTCTGCCAAGTGGTAAACTGATGCTCCTGTTCTCGCTGTTGTTCTCGGCACTCTATGTTCTCCGGAGGAAAGGTGCTGGCTTGAAGAG GGCTATATTCCAGCAAGCTTCATCCCTGCGACGAGCGTTCCTCGATGCCCTGCAACTCGCCTTCTCGGTGCAGATGAACCCGCTAGCCGCTGTTcaacagacgccacaggcccctcgAGGAAGCTGGTGA